From a region of the Lentilactobacillus curieae genome:
- a CDS encoding acyltransferase family protein, translating to MQQVHSSSKGKRLKKSRYITGFDGIRALAVAGVIIYHLLPYNLQGGYMGVPIFFAVSGYLITDLLLQEWEQNGRIDFIGFYVRRLKRLYPALVAMLIGTGAYITLFQRSLLTNLRSIIGTNLVYLYNWWEVGHGQSYFDRFNGESPFTHLWSLSIEGQYYLIWPLLLTAMIILIRRKKIIAWITFAFGVLSAILMGLFYTGPDALNRVYYGTDTRMFSIILGVTLAIIWPSTHLKAAISSRGRWTLNGIGIAAFTVMAWFYFTLSGQNTFTYRGGMFIMAVASAALIAACAHPGSDVNRWLTNPVFAWIGTRSYGIYLYQFPVMIFYEMKVTNIAAHPLMNALIEIVIICVISELSYRYIETPLRRYHYLQLPSAIKYFFSTQSPYGLKRLWLVPAIFLIGVCAYGSAIAPSKATKTVLQNDITKNQKKAAQNNKQALAKQKKAQAAARDVKKQKALLKKKLTPKQKRIANKFSLSKKQYLTVHQQPVTAIGDSIMADTSHDFQTVFKQAYVSAAVGRQIWQASSVIKQLKSKDELADNVVINLGTNSPMTTQQITEVIKEIGSKRKIFWINCHVPTRNWEDEVNRTISKAAKKYSNVYMIDWHGYSEGNSKWFWQDNVHPNPTGNVAFVRLVASDMSKVLKVK from the coding sequence ATGCAACAAGTACACAGCAGTTCAAAAGGGAAGCGACTCAAGAAGAGTCGATACATTACAGGTTTTGATGGAATTAGAGCTTTAGCTGTGGCGGGGGTAATTATTTATCACTTGCTACCGTATAATTTGCAAGGTGGATATATGGGGGTACCGATATTTTTTGCGGTATCAGGATATCTGATTACGGACCTCTTGCTTCAAGAATGGGAGCAAAATGGTCGCATTGATTTTATCGGTTTTTATGTTCGAAGATTAAAGAGATTGTACCCAGCTCTTGTCGCGATGTTGATTGGGACTGGGGCATACATAACTTTATTTCAAAGATCTTTATTAACCAATCTTCGATCGATTATTGGCACTAACTTAGTTTACTTATACAACTGGTGGGAAGTTGGCCACGGGCAAAGTTACTTTGATAGGTTTAATGGTGAGTCTCCATTTACTCATCTATGGTCACTTTCGATTGAAGGCCAATATTACCTGATTTGGCCGTTACTTTTAACAGCAATGATTATTCTAATCAGAAGAAAGAAGATTATTGCTTGGATCACATTCGCATTTGGAGTATTATCAGCAATTCTGATGGGGCTTTTTTACACAGGACCTGATGCGTTAAACCGGGTATATTACGGTACAGACACTAGAATGTTCTCGATCATTTTAGGTGTAACGCTAGCCATTATTTGGCCATCTACACATTTGAAAGCCGCAATCTCCAGCCGAGGGCGTTGGACTCTTAATGGGATTGGGATAGCAGCGTTTACTGTAATGGCGTGGTTCTACTTTACACTGTCAGGCCAAAATACCTTCACTTATCGTGGCGGGATGTTCATTATGGCCGTTGCCTCTGCGGCATTGATTGCTGCTTGTGCTCACCCAGGATCTGACGTTAACCGTTGGTTGACTAACCCAGTGTTTGCCTGGATAGGAACAAGAAGTTACGGGATTTATCTTTATCAATTTCCAGTTATGATCTTCTATGAAATGAAGGTCACGAACATTGCGGCTCACCCACTGATGAACGCACTGATTGAAATTGTGATTATCTGTGTAATTAGTGAACTTTCTTATCGGTATATTGAAACGCCTCTGCGGCGCTATCATTACTTACAATTGCCTAGTGCGATTAAATACTTCTTTTCAACTCAATCTCCTTATGGGTTAAAGAGATTATGGTTAGTTCCTGCCATCTTTTTAATTGGAGTTTGTGCATACGGAAGTGCGATTGCACCATCAAAAGCTACTAAGACAGTACTTCAAAATGACATTACTAAGAATCAAAAGAAGGCTGCTCAAAACAACAAACAGGCATTGGCAAAGCAAAAGAAAGCTCAGGCTGCTGCCCGAGATGTTAAGAAGCAAAAGGCTTTGCTAAAGAAGAAATTGACGCCTAAGCAAAAACGGATTGCTAATAAGTTTAGTTTGTCGAAGAAGCAGTACCTGACGGTTCATCAACAACCAGTTACGGCAATTGGTGATTCAATCATGGCGGATACTAGTCATGATTTCCAAACTGTATTTAAACAAGCTTACGTGTCTGCTGCCGTCGGCCGTCAGATTTGGCAAGCGTCATCAGTAATTAAGCAGTTGAAGAGCAAGGATGAATTAGCTGACAACGTTGTTATCAACTTGGGAACTAACTCACCAATGACCACACAACAAATTACTGAAGTTATTAAAGAAATCGGTTCAAAGCGGAAAATCTTCTGGATTAACTGTCACGTCCCAACTAGAAATTGGGAAGATGAAGTTAACCGAACTATTTCCAAGGCTGCTAAGAAGTATTCAAATGTCTACATGATCGACTGGCATGGATACAGTGAAGGTAATTCTAAGTGGTTCTGGCAGGACAATGTCCATCCAAACCCAACTGGAAACGTTGCTTTCGTTAGATTAGTTGCATCTGATATGAGTAAAGTTTTAAAAGTTAAATAG
- the obgE gene encoding GTPase ObgE: protein MFVDQVKIDVKAGNGGNGMVAFRREKYVPNGGPAGGDGGHGANVIFKVDSGMNTLMDFRYHRKFKAPSGGNGANKSMTGRSAEDMIVLVPEGTTVINEETGDVIGDLTDANQELIVAKGGRGGRGNIHFASAKNPAPEIAENGEPGEEVALKLELRVLADVGLVGFPSAGKSTLLSVITSAKPKIAGYHFTTLVPNLGMVRLDDGRDFAVADLPGLVEGASEGVGLGIQFLRHVERTRVILHLVDMSGEEGRDPYEDYLAINKELTAYDESILERPQIIVATKMDLPNSADNLEEFKQKLAESDKNENEILAISSVTHSGLQELIQKTADLLEKTAVIPMNTLEETKDYEYHGTSEDEFHISFDDEIESWVISGEKIEKLFKMTDTMHEQSMLRFARQMRGMGIDKALREAGAKDGDTVTILDFSFTYVE, encoded by the coding sequence ATGTTTGTTGATCAAGTTAAAATTGATGTTAAGGCAGGAAACGGTGGTAACGGAATGGTTGCCTTCCGTCGTGAGAAGTATGTTCCTAATGGTGGTCCTGCTGGCGGGGATGGCGGTCACGGAGCTAACGTGATTTTTAAAGTCGATTCAGGAATGAATACCTTGATGGATTTCCGCTATCATCGTAAATTCAAAGCACCTTCCGGTGGAAATGGCGCTAATAAGTCAATGACCGGCCGGAGTGCTGAAGACATGATCGTTCTAGTTCCAGAAGGGACAACGGTCATAAACGAGGAAACTGGTGATGTAATCGGCGACCTTACTGATGCCAACCAAGAGCTAATTGTTGCTAAGGGGGGGCGTGGAGGTCGTGGAAACATCCACTTTGCGAGTGCCAAAAATCCCGCCCCAGAAATTGCCGAAAATGGTGAACCTGGTGAAGAAGTTGCTCTAAAACTAGAACTTAGAGTCTTGGCTGATGTAGGTTTAGTTGGTTTTCCATCAGCAGGGAAAAGTACGTTGCTGTCTGTAATTACCAGTGCTAAACCAAAGATTGCGGGTTACCACTTTACGACGTTGGTGCCTAACCTAGGAATGGTTAGGTTAGACGATGGTAGAGACTTTGCCGTCGCTGACTTACCTGGATTAGTCGAAGGTGCGTCAGAGGGAGTTGGACTGGGAATCCAATTCTTGCGACACGTTGAACGGACCAGGGTTATCCTTCATCTTGTCGACATGTCTGGTGAAGAAGGACGTGACCCCTATGAGGATTACCTTGCAATCAACAAGGAATTAACTGCGTACGATGAGTCAATTTTGGAACGGCCACAGATTATTGTTGCGACTAAGATGGACTTACCAAATTCTGCAGACAACTTAGAAGAGTTTAAGCAAAAGTTAGCAGAATCTGATAAAAATGAGAATGAAATTTTAGCAATCTCATCAGTTACTCATAGTGGTTTGCAAGAGTTGATTCAGAAAACGGCTGATTTACTTGAAAAAACTGCTGTAATTCCTATGAATACTCTGGAAGAAACTAAAGATTACGAGTATCATGGAACAAGTGAAGATGAATTTCACATTAGTTTTGATGATGAAATTGAGTCTTGGGTCATTTCTGGAGAAAAGATTGAAAAACTCTTTAAGATGACTGACACAATGCATGAACAAAGTATGTTAAGATTTGCGCGTCAAATGAGGGGAATGGGGATAGATAAGGCTCTTCGGGAAGCTGGAGCCAAAGATGGGGACACCGTTACGATCCTTGATTTCTCCTTTACTTACGTAGAATAA
- the uvrC gene encoding excinuclease ABC subunit UvrC, translating into MASEYLEHKLALLPDMPGCYLMKNINGKIIYVGKAKNLKNRVRSYFKSSHEGKTAKLVSEIADFETIVTSTDKEAFLLEITLIQKHRPYFNIKLKQGNGGYPYIKITNERDPQIKIVNTLLKDGAYYYGPYPNVYAADETVNFLQKVYPLRRCNGYQGRPCLYYHMGQCLGPCFKEVPKEEYDKQIKKIKSFLNGNVDSAKKLLTKRMQQAAEKMEYERAAEIRDQIKYIEITVEKQKIISNDNTPRDIFNYYMDKGWLSIQIFFIRQSRLMKREKRLFPIINDPDEEMVSFIAQFYQQKNQLLPKEILVPNTLPTDVISHVVEDVPVRTPQRGQKRDLLNMAGTNAQLVLEEKFRLMELDESKTTGAMKELTDAMGIAPGHRIEAFDHSHIQGTDIVSAMVVFEDGQPNKNMYRKYKSKTVDHADETASTKEVIRRRYSRLLKEHADMPDLILMDGGEIQMNAAKDVLVNELGLNIPVGGMVKNDHHQTADLLFGDADTPLHLDPKSQGFYLLQRIQDEVHRFAITFHRKVHTKNTLTSRLDAISGVGPKTRNKLLRKFGSLKKISDASEQDIRNLGISETVAKTIKFSLGKIGKSSDSSE; encoded by the coding sequence TTGGCTAGTGAGTATTTAGAACATAAGCTAGCGCTATTACCCGATATGCCGGGATGTTACCTGATGAAAAACATCAACGGTAAGATTATCTATGTCGGGAAAGCGAAGAATTTGAAGAACCGTGTCCGCTCTTATTTCAAGAGTAGTCATGAGGGGAAAACTGCGAAGCTTGTTTCTGAAATTGCAGATTTTGAAACCATTGTGACTTCTACGGATAAGGAAGCCTTCTTGTTAGAAATAACTTTGATTCAAAAGCATCGACCTTATTTCAACATTAAGTTGAAACAGGGAAATGGCGGTTATCCGTACATTAAAATTACTAATGAACGTGACCCACAAATTAAAATTGTGAACACGCTACTAAAGGACGGGGCATATTATTACGGCCCTTATCCCAACGTGTATGCCGCAGATGAAACTGTAAATTTTCTCCAAAAGGTTTATCCGCTAAGACGCTGTAACGGTTATCAAGGCCGTCCATGCCTTTATTATCACATGGGGCAGTGTCTGGGGCCTTGCTTTAAAGAGGTTCCAAAAGAAGAGTATGATAAGCAAATCAAGAAGATCAAATCCTTCTTAAATGGAAATGTGGACAGTGCAAAAAAGTTATTAACTAAGCGGATGCAACAAGCAGCTGAAAAAATGGAATATGAGCGGGCTGCAGAAATCCGTGATCAAATAAAGTACATCGAAATTACGGTTGAAAAGCAAAAGATTATTAGTAATGATAATACACCTCGAGACATCTTTAACTACTATATGGATAAGGGGTGGCTGTCGATTCAAATTTTTTTCATTCGGCAATCAAGGCTGATGAAACGAGAAAAGCGCCTTTTCCCAATTATTAATGATCCTGATGAAGAAATGGTCAGTTTCATTGCCCAGTTTTATCAACAAAAAAATCAATTATTACCAAAAGAGATTTTGGTGCCGAATACGCTACCAACCGATGTGATTAGTCACGTAGTTGAGGATGTCCCCGTAAGGACACCACAGCGTGGCCAAAAGCGGGACCTGTTGAATATGGCGGGAACTAATGCTCAACTGGTTTTAGAAGAGAAATTCAGGCTGATGGAATTGGATGAATCAAAGACCACGGGTGCGATGAAAGAGTTGACTGACGCGATGGGGATTGCCCCAGGGCATAGAATTGAAGCGTTTGATCACTCCCACATTCAAGGAACTGACATTGTTTCGGCAATGGTTGTGTTTGAAGACGGTCAGCCAAACAAAAATATGTACCGAAAGTATAAGTCTAAGACGGTTGATCATGCTGATGAAACTGCAAGTACAAAAGAAGTAATTCGTCGGCGTTATTCCAGATTGTTAAAAGAGCATGCAGATATGCCTGATTTGATATTGATGGATGGTGGCGAGATTCAAATGAATGCGGCTAAGGACGTTCTGGTTAATGAGCTTGGCCTAAACATTCCGGTTGGTGGAATGGTCAAAAATGACCATCATCAGACTGCTGACCTATTGTTTGGGGATGCAGATACACCGCTCCATCTTGATCCAAAGAGCCAAGGGTTTTATTTGTTGCAACGAATTCAAGATGAAGTTCATAGGTTTGCAATCACTTTTCATCGAAAGGTGCATACAAAGAACACATTAACCTCCAGATTGGATGCAATCTCTGGTGTCGGTCCTAAAACCCGTAACAAGCTGCTGCGAAAATTTGGATCGCTTAAAAAAATTTCTGATGCTTCCGAGCAGGATATCAGGAATTTGGGGATTAGCGAAACAGTCGCCAAGACAATTAAATTTTCTTTAGGCAAGATAGGTAAATCTAGTGATTCGTCAGAATAG
- a CDS encoding amino acid ABC transporter ATP-binding protein encodes MLDKSVIEVSGLEKKFGDNVILKDIEGTVKSGQVICIIGPSGAGKSTFLRCLNLLEKPTKGTVQFDGQNLMGISDAELVQVREKMGMVFQNFNLFPNMTVLDNLKLAPVRVKKMSDAEAAKVAMKLLDRVGLAEKADAYPDSLSGGQKQRVAIARALAMNPEVMLFDEPTSALDPEMVGEVLAVMQELAEEGMTMVVVTHEMGFAKEVADEVWFMADGYVLEKDKPDEIFQNPKNERTKDFISKIIETR; translated from the coding sequence ATGCTTGATAAATCAGTTATTGAAGTTAGTGGATTAGAAAAGAAATTTGGCGACAATGTTATTTTGAAGGACATTGAAGGAACGGTTAAATCAGGCCAAGTAATCTGTATCATTGGCCCCTCCGGAGCTGGAAAGAGTACTTTTCTAAGATGCTTAAATTTATTAGAAAAGCCTACTAAAGGAACTGTTCAGTTTGACGGTCAGAATTTAATGGGAATTAGCGATGCGGAATTAGTTCAAGTTCGCGAGAAGATGGGAATGGTGTTTCAAAACTTTAACCTCTTCCCCAACATGACTGTTCTTGATAATCTAAAACTTGCTCCGGTGAGGGTTAAAAAGATGAGTGATGCAGAGGCTGCCAAAGTGGCGATGAAGTTGCTTGATCGAGTTGGCTTAGCTGAAAAAGCTGATGCATATCCAGACAGTCTTTCAGGTGGTCAGAAGCAACGGGTTGCGATTGCCAGAGCATTAGCAATGAATCCGGAAGTGATGCTGTTTGATGAGCCAACTTCGGCACTTGATCCAGAAATGGTTGGTGAAGTCTTAGCGGTTATGCAGGAACTCGCTGAGGAGGGGATGACCATGGTGGTGGTAACCCATGAAATGGGATTCGCCAAGGAAGTTGCAGACGAAGTTTGGTTTATGGCAGATGGCTATGTTTTGGAGAAAGACAAGCCGGATGAAATTTTCCAAAACCCTAAAAATGAACGGACAAAGGACTTCATTTCAAAAATTATTGAAACTAGGTAG
- a CDS encoding ABC transporter substrate-binding protein/permease produces the protein MNILKSKWLSKIILSLIAIISFTALLSINTYAADDSLNRVKQRKELIVVTSPDYPPYEFQVNHKGKDKIVGMDMDVVKKIADDLHVKLVIKSMNFDSLLVAIETGKADMAIGGINPTKERRQSVDFSDIYYNGGQSFLINKSDVNKIKSVKDLKNQKIGAQTGTLQYDLAKKKIPGANVKGMDKSTDLVLALKTHKIDALGIEKPSAEAYVKNDKTMAMIPSGYKLSTNEVGAAIAMKKGSTSLVNATNKTIAKIKKQNLTEKYLASAGKYMKVNTVNTSMTHYWSYFVKGIKYTVLISLVSSLFGVVLGVALALMRFSKSKILRGISISYTEFIRGTPLMVQVMFVYFGIGVIVNIPALLSGIIAVSLNSGAYVAEIIRGGINSVAKGQTEAAASLGLSKTDLMRFVILPQAFKNIWPALGNEFISLIKESSIVSIIGVTDLIYQTNIVRADTYRGVMPIFVAMVIYFIVTFALTRLLNYYEGKMKHA, from the coding sequence ATGAATATTTTAAAATCTAAATGGTTATCCAAAATTATTCTTAGTTTGATTGCAATTATTAGTTTTACAGCGTTACTAAGTATCAATACATACGCTGCGGATGATTCACTAAATCGAGTCAAGCAGCGAAAAGAATTGATTGTGGTAACTAGTCCTGATTACCCACCGTACGAGTTTCAAGTTAATCATAAGGGCAAGGATAAAATCGTTGGGATGGATATGGATGTGGTTAAGAAGATTGCTGATGATTTGCACGTTAAGCTAGTCATCAAGAGTATGAATTTTGATTCACTACTAGTAGCAATTGAAACTGGTAAAGCTGATATGGCTATTGGTGGAATTAATCCTACTAAGGAAAGACGGCAGAGCGTTGATTTTTCTGATATCTATTACAACGGTGGTCAAAGTTTTTTGATTAACAAATCAGATGTGAACAAGATAAAGAGTGTTAAAGACCTGAAAAACCAAAAAATCGGTGCTCAAACCGGAACATTACAATATGATTTAGCCAAGAAGAAAATTCCAGGTGCTAATGTTAAAGGGATGGATAAGTCGACCGATTTGGTTTTGGCTCTAAAAACGCACAAGATTGATGCATTGGGAATTGAAAAGCCTTCAGCTGAAGCCTACGTGAAGAACGATAAGACAATGGCAATGATTCCGTCAGGGTATAAGCTAAGCACAAATGAAGTTGGTGCGGCAATTGCAATGAAGAAAGGATCAACTTCATTAGTCAATGCAACAAATAAGACCATTGCCAAAATTAAAAAGCAAAACTTGACTGAAAAGTATTTGGCGTCAGCAGGAAAGTACATGAAAGTCAATACAGTCAACACTTCGATGACTCATTACTGGTCATACTTTGTAAAGGGAATTAAGTACACCGTTCTGATTTCATTAGTTTCATCACTGTTTGGAGTTGTTCTAGGGGTTGCTTTGGCACTGATGCGTTTCAGTAAGTCCAAAATTCTACGGGGAATTTCAATCAGTTATACCGAGTTTATTCGGGGAACCCCGTTGATGGTCCAAGTAATGTTTGTTTACTTTGGGATTGGTGTCATCGTCAATATTCCGGCGCTACTTTCAGGAATTATTGCAGTTTCACTTAACAGTGGTGCATACGTTGCTGAAATCATTCGTGGTGGAATTAACTCAGTCGCAAAGGGGCAAACCGAAGCAGCAGCTAGTTTAGGGCTATCGAAAACCGATCTAATGAGGTTTGTTATCTTACCGCAAGCATTTAAAAACATCTGGCCTGCCCTCGGTAATGAATTCATCTCGTTGATTAAGGAAAGTTCAATTGTTTCTATCATCGGGGTAACCGATTTGATTTACCAAACTAACATTGTTAGGGCTGATACGTACCGTGGAGTAATGCCAATTTTCGTTGCCATGGTAATCTACTTTATTGTGACGTTTGCGTTGACTAGATTGCTAAACTACTACGAAGGGAAGATGAAACATGCTTGA
- a CDS encoding SPJ_0845 family protein, with translation MGLKVNRQDNLDAMFGKFSELDLDDKKRDKFLKHDRKDNKKRKNEKRPEKKHHDTDND, from the coding sequence ATGGGATTAAAAGTTAATCGCCAAGATAACCTTGACGCAATGTTTGGTAAATTTTCCGAACTTGATCTAGATGATAAAAAGCGGGACAAGTTTTTAAAACACGACCGCAAAGATAATAAAAAGCGTAAGAACGAGAAGCGTCCTGAAAAGAAACATCATGACACTGACAACGATTAA